A window of Thermoleophilia bacterium genomic DNA:
GGTGCATACTCGCTGCCTAGTCCCATAAGCCAAGCGCGGAAGTCGTCAACTCCTATGGGCTCACGACGTCTCGCGTCCACGAAATGGTAAAAAACGCTTCCCAGGGACATTCGCGGCACTGCTTCGACCAGTTCGCTTGGATGTGTGAGTCGCTGATGGGTGTCAAACACCACAGTGACCGAGCGCACGAAATGGAACTGCTGATCAGGGCGGGCCACAGCCACCGTCTCTGTCTCATCAAGCCGCTCTTCGATTACCTCGATTAACTCTTGCCGCAGGCTCTCGATGTCGGAGAATTCAGCCGGGTCGATTACCGCCAACCTTTCCGCAATCACGTTATCGTGCAGACTTCGATGGCACCAGGCGGCAAAGTCATTGTTGTACTCGCGGTCGATCAAGTGGGGACGAAGAAGTGTGCCCCAGAAGTGGTGATAGATTGAGCCAGGATGAATGTCGCGGATGTTATCCCGCAGCTCTCGCAGAGTTTGGGCGCGCCGTCCAGTGGCGATGATAGCCAGTGCGCAGTCTTTGACTGCGAATTCTGTCACCTCTCTCACCTCCGTCAGGCTGTGACACTAGTCTACCCTAGCCGGACCTCGCCTGTGGTGGCTAGTCACAAGGTCTCCCTAAAGAAACTTGCCCAGAAACTCAAGCACCTCGTCGGGGTTCCGTAACGAATACTTAGCCTGCGTGGGGCGGTCTAGCTCTTCTGCTACTACAATGCCAATGCCCCACTCCGCTACGGCTTCGTACATGTCCTCGTCGGTCAAGTCGTCCCCGATGCATATAGGGCAGGCTCGATTCTTGTCGAGGCCGAGTTTCTCCAAA
This region includes:
- a CDS encoding DUF5752 family protein — protein: MTEFAVKDCALAIIATGRRAQTLRELRDNIRDIHPGSIYHHFWGTLLRPHLIDREYNNDFAAWCHRSLHDNVIAERLAVIDPAEFSDIESLRQELIEVIEERLDETETVAVARPDQQFHFVRSVTVVFDTHQRLTHPSELVEAVPRMSLGSVFYHFVDARRREPIGVDDFRAWLMGLGSEYAPLCDAIAEIDPYFDPLSTLRDRLSGVFAKYFGETAPSNQSRSAGEQHV